The genomic window tctatgtttcggtagccataactcgaagaaaaattaacatatcgcaatgaagttgtgtacacatattttccttatagcagaaaatatttgtagAAAAACGGACGGGATcggtaaagaccacgcccacttttatataaaacaaatttaatagggtcgtagaatagaataataatctataacttagaaaaaatagttttgaaccaatgatatttcacttatcaagttttaatgtaagaggaaatggagagacatttttttttaaactggcggTGCCAtgagttatgtagaaaagtaatttatctgaaatgtacaattgaagctcacgctgagtatataatgttcggttacacccgaacttagccttccttacttgtttataatttatttaataatttgggaaacatttaaacaacgtgacatcaggacggacaaggagaCATGCCTTGTAAATCGAAAcatcgccttgtctgtcctgatatcacgttgtttaaatttttcccaaattattaaataaattattaaaaattaaaaattgcttcaaataaatgttttcatacatttaaagcaatgagggcaacccccgcttaattcatacaaataacaaattttattgaCATTATGCAACGACTAGTATACTTATCTACATAAAATATAATCCATTTATTTTCAGGAACCTTCCAAAGAGAAAACGCCACTTTACGCGGTAATTAcattggcgcatagtcatagtcaaaataaaatgggttttaaatttagttggagCTTTTTGACATCATTTTCAATGAGCCTATCTgccaaaaaagctgcaactaaatttaaaatctattttactttgactatgactatgcgccattacTTCCAGAGATGTATATTTGACGCTCTACGAAAAAAGGCCCCTATCGGGAATGGTGTTGATtttaagctgtagtcattggtgccgtttgtcgtatcgctgtagtcgtatccctaacgtaatcagctgtttatcgttacgatgctaataaaccaaaaaccaattggttggctacgatacggttacgaccttagtggcaccaataatcgattgcattaattctcataaggttggtcgaatcagctattATAAGGtcaccgatacggttaccgataaagcaccaatgtctgcagctttacacAGCGAGCAGGTATTATGGTATGTGCTAACTTTCGGATGATCGCCTGTATACGGCGCAATTACTGTCGACTTTGCTTGCGCAAAACTCAAAAAGTAATAAACATATCGATTTCTGCTTTTTACCAATTTCGAGAACGAACTTTCATTTGTAATAAATCGGTAaaaaaatgaacatttttttgattAAACGGTCTTTTCTGGCGCAGCGTCAGatatgtatatataggtatgtaggTAAGTATgtgaaaataatgtttttttctCTTACAGGACAGGTTAATGCTTTAGTAAAGGAGCTCGCCGAGCAAAAAGTTGTTATTGACCGATTCATGCACACGGATACAGCAGAAGTCTCAGTTAGCCACGACTTCCCAATTGAAACGGAAGAAGATCTTGCCGAactaaataaaacaataaataattcCAACAGAGATGACTTTGTAAGCGAAGTTTTTTTTTAGAGCCGTCACCCGATACTTTGGCAACAACAATGCAACCAAATCATGCCAAAtgttttctcaaggaagttttagCAAGTTTTGGTTAACTGTATCCTATATACATATTTACGAGGTGTAGTCAATTTGCATAATTGCGACCTTtggaaagaaaattaattaattaattatagaagaaatttttataaatgtatctGACAAAGAAAAAAACAGCGACTACTTGAGAAAACATCAAGTAATTTGCCAAAGTATTAAGTAACAGCTCTTAAGAATCCAGTTCATATTCAAAATAAAGTGGGTGGTAGTCTGAGTTGCAGCTCTTTCTGGCGGCTCATTGGCAACTATGGCTATGAATCTGCACTattgtttttgtttgaaattcCTAATAGGGGATTTAAAAAGAAATACAAGGACAAATAATAAAAACTAACTTCAATACTGTCGTGCATAGCAAAAAAGCGTAAAAGTGTAAAAAGGTAAATCAGAGGTATGAGGTACGAGTTTTGCGTTTGTTTAAACTAAATAAATAGATTTACTTGCTATGCAAGACAATTAATGAATACTGAACTACTAAACAATTTTATGAAGGGCCATTACTTTTATTACATAGTTCTTTTGGGAGCATGAAATAAGACGCAAACTGCCTCATTACTCAAAAGCAGTAAAATGAGATTTaccgctttttttttttgtttttttaatagaaTAATTTCACTTAAACTGCTTTTTTGCTCAAAAATCGTTCTAAGAGTACAATTGTATTACAATGTTATTTATTTAATACTGCTTTCTTGCATTGGAAAATTGATTTACTACTTTTCTGGtttgaaattttaagatactCGAAATATAAAACAAATGTTAAACCTTGTTTTAtcttttcatttcagtttttaaGGATTGAGTTTTTAGTTAATGAGTAACTTGAAGTAGTAGAAATTTATTGGCATCAAAAGTCTTAAAAGGCAGTATGTGAACTTAGTTCGCTAACATTCAAGTTTTCGGTTTAATTCATTAAAATTAAGTTTCAAAAGCTCCGTTTTATGACTACTTTCTGACTCTTTAATTATTTGTgtggacttctatatataaatatactttttcttttattatttagaTTAAAGTAATGAACCTCATTTTACAGCCAGAAGGTATTCTTAAATCATTGAAATGTATCCTGACGGATGAACTAGTTATGAAATTCAATGTGGAAGGAGTTCAGGGGAAAAAATCTCTAAAACAATACGGCAATTTCTATCGAGCTTTGCTGGGTAAGTAGGTACTTGCAAGCATACATATTTCTGTTTTGTTCTGACAGTTTCTATTCCTTAATTTCAGGAGCAGTTCCGGTCTCGGAAAGCTCTGAACCTCCTGAATGTCAGTTACGAGATGCTATTAAATTGCAAAAGAAACgagtttttaaaaatacttatatgAAAAACAAGAGAAAATATAGAgacattttataataaaaaatttgtttaattttttactGTCCCTTTTCGTCAGAAACTTTTAATATAAAAAGTgcagaattttttgttttcggACAGAAACGTAATTCATAATTAAGCTTTGCATACCCAAGATGACTGATGAAAGGGCAATTGTTTGTAGTACAGAGGTATTGATGAAATTAACCAGACTGAGGGACGTTGACAGTCGAGAATTCTGCTAAAATGCATCTCTTTTAAACACCATTTTGATTTTCTGCAATGGCCGCTATGTTTATCCTGTCGGAATTTCAACAGGCAGTCAATCCACCCGTTAAAATTTGTTGTTTCGACAGCGCCATCTGTTGTCTTTATACCAAATAAACAACTGATTGTTACgtgcatttttttatttccttgatTCACGTCATTGCATCTGGCTTTGTATTAAGTTTTTAAATTCTTCCACAACTTTTCAAGAACTATTTCATTCTCCGTTCTAAGCTTTTCACCTCTTATTGCCTTTTTGGCACaaaattccctttttttttttttgatataaatgaCACTGTCTTCGCAAGCGTCATATGGCAAGGTGCTTAAAAGAGCGCTTATACTGCCAGGTTGTCTAAAATCACTTATTCAATTCCGTTATTCATTTGTATTTAATTCCGTTATTTTCCATAAAAtcattggggcatattcatagtccTGAGTTAGAGTATGCTTCACTTGGTGCGGCACTAAAAAGAtagagtacatttcatttctaagtaTATCATAGTCAGTTTAGTGGCATGCTGTAACGAGAGCCTACTTTAGGCAAAATTCTATTACATACAAAAAATCTATTACCTACGCAATGTTGTCAAATCACTCGTCTTGACGTTTGCTTGTTGTTATTCATTTCTTGCGCCTGATTgctaaaaattcaaaaagtaagcaatttgttaataaaaagtgTATTTTAATctctttaattaattaaaatttgtatttattactACAGAACAATAAAAGAGAACAAAACTGCCACatagaaaatttacgaaatttaataaaaattgcaccgctatttttctgttcgctgctttatatgtatatatacgcatATCTGCTTGGAAGAATGATTCCATTTAAGTGTTTTGTAGTAATtagttttcttatttattttatacacaaATCCAGATACAAATACAATAAGTGGTTAGCACCAAATGATAGAACGGTGTTAACATgtagtatatttgaaatatttagatTGAATATGTTTGTTATTCATATTAGAGAGATGGTTACAAGCACTTGATTCTGAATTTCACATCGTCATCAGCTTGTTTTTCAAATGCAGGTACTTGATTTCGAAGCTCGCCATacaatgaagaagtgaaattcagaaacacgccctagtaaccatcgccgtgtgcaCTTTTTGTCTAATATCAAAAAGAATACAAATTGtattaaataatgagctttgctcGCAAAACGAATTatgttttttttagtatttaaagaAACCTTGTACCCTAAAACAAATGGATCAAAtcgttctttatatatttttggctTTCTCATTAATCGCGAATCGTCAATAATTTCTAATTTCAATAATAATTTCTCTTTCGATTTCCTCAAAGTAAGACATTTTCACTCTTCTTGAATCAAAAATACAGCTTAAATTACTGAATACACATGTAAattgaaatttcatttcatttgacagATTTTAGTAATAGCTTTAGTGACAGCTTTTCGCCTCTCTAACTTTAGTGAAGGCTCTAACCGATGAATCCGGCTTTTTTGCGACTATGATAAAGATAAAGTAtactttttattgaaatatgCTCTAAATTTTTTAGCGCATACTTTAACTTGACTATAAATATGCCCCATTAATTTCACTTAAGATTTGTTCAATATGTATTCTTGGTATTTTAAGTGGCACCACAACaattgtttaggccacaggcctaaatatggcggtgcaccctcgtatcgctttacttttctttttcatttattcatatcggtttataccgataaccgtttaccccgccggataatagttatgcctaggattcggcggtggcTGCGAACTAAAGTCTTTTTcacctctttcacttcttttgcgaacgtttaagaaaccgccagcagccaagccaccgAAGGTAAGTCCTTTGtcaatcaaaattataaaattcattataCAATCCGCAATCGGAAATCTTGAATTGTTACTAATTGGATTAATTCTACAATTGCATTTACTTTCACTTCAATAAACATTATTGTGTATctttttataacgaattcgtttgtgttttctcctttcttttctccccaccattattgcgagcgcgccggctcgaaggaccaaatgttacggcggcaagaccacagATAGGGTGCGCTCGCAATAATGGTGGGGAGAAAAGAAAGGAGAAAACACATCCTTTATCTTTGCCCGTAAAAAGACTGTCGTGGCGTagctttttccgaggcgtcgcaaaagCCGTGTATTTCAACGTCGTTGGTTGGCGTAAAATACACCCAACGTGGGATACGAATTCCGTTAATGGAGGGGTATTCCTGCATAAAATTATGCCATCGGTCTAGAGTTCCTGCCGACATTGGTTCGTCCCAGGCAGTCCCTTctagccaaatgttttgcataatgattttggcaACAATGACGACTGGGGCGAGCCAACCTAGAGGATCAAAGAGTTTGGCGATTGCAGAAAGTATTGCCCTTTTCGTTAACATATCccgattttcaattggttttgcggtgaagtaaaaataatccgcatgcgcgttccatcgaatgcctagggtcttgaccgtactcgtgtcctcgaattccaaaaagtCTTCGTTGAGCAGATGAGATTTGGGTATTCCTTTCAGTATTCTTGAGCAATttgatgtccatttgcgaagggaAAAACCTGCGGACTGTAAAgcatctgtgatttcatcgcgagctttgAGTGTGGAGTCAATGCTATGTCCCCCGGCaagaacgtcatcgacgtacatacctgtCCGTAAAATATCTGCGGCAATTGGTGATGAAGTTTCAACGTCGTCTGCTAGCtggtgcagtgtccttatcgccagataaggagcacaattgattCCAAAGGTGattgtctttaattcgtagacgctTATAGGGTCACTTGGGTTgttgcgaaaaactattctttgaaattgtgtttggtttggctttacccatatctgccggtacatcttttcgatgtcgctattaaaaacatatttaaagaatCTCTATAGAAGGAGTAGAATCGTTAAGTCGGCCTGAAGTACTGGGCCTGTATAAAGTACGTCGTTGaggcttgtgccattggctgTGGGACACGAAGCGTTGAATACCACACGAACTTTTTTCGTGgtgctttcttcttttataaccgcatgatggggtaagaagtagcaatcgttcacgtggggtggtatgatttttgtaacttttgacatatgtcccaatGTTTCCATATTCCTCTAGTACCCTATTGTACtctgtctgtagggccggtgtcttggctaggcgcgtctcattCCGGTAGAATTGGGAGCAGATGCCGTTTAGGGAAGTCCCTAAGGAGATGTTGTTGGGAAAATCCTGTTTAAATGGAAGGGCGACAATATATTTGCCATCGGAGTTTCTTTCTGTTGTAGCTCTGAAAagttcctcgcaataggcattatcatcgttaagtgcccttttcttaggtacgttttcaagttcccagaaggcggttagttgcttgtctaggctaatttcgttaaaaaaagaTACTCGTGTATTAGTTGGGTGAGGTgcttctgcacgaccggttaaaatccaaccgaagacggtttcttgggcgagaagcgtatttagaacgttcttccgtataccgttcagtattatctggggataaatgtcacctccaagtatgaggtcgactggttcattaataaaTAACCTCTTATctgccagaatcagatcagggaacgcttgctgaGTCGTTGCGCTAatttggcaagtcggaaggtcccctgttaattgaggcaggactaggaccactgtatcgatgctaactaaggggtctgtaagcgaacctaacgtaatcgcacatgattcctttacctgtgtaGATGGTGTATTATTGATTCTGgacacttgcacatgcaaacgtttggatggaaggtttattcgcttttttagtatttctgttatgaaagagcattcggacccagagtctatcagcgctctggggaaaaattttactccattatagtgtatattaacacgtgctgttcctaataacaaccctttagtggtgttagcatgacacgaagaggcgttattagcattatcttaTCTTTTTTTAGACTCCATCCTtaccctagcctgctgtgaggttgaaggtgtattgccggtggcgttttgagtccacctttgaggagttgtctttggttgtgctgtatgaagatggagcaaggtgttgtgccttgcgtggcacatgctgcaattgaattggctagtgcatcgtgtcacggtgtgtctacccgacagacaattcagacattaactattgttttttacaaattcgattttttgaaaattcattcaaaaatgtctgtatactcatttcatgaatgaatgacatttgaatgaacgaaacaaggttgcCACTAGATGAAATTTGCTCTTTTCGGTTCTTACGCTGTACAAATTGCGCGCGATCC from Eurosta solidaginis isolate ZX-2024a chromosome 3, ASM4086904v1, whole genome shotgun sequence includes these protein-coding regions:
- the LOC137246482 gene encoding uncharacterized protein isoform X1; the encoded protein is MISKRHLIHINSVKMNNFIAQFRRLQQEVSRTNPEYCKSNEEILVYMAQQFDELKRTFQRENATLRGQVNALVKELAEQKVVIDRFMHTDTAEVSVSHDFPIETEEDLAELNKTINNSNRDDFIKVMNLILQPEGILKSLKCILTDELVMKFNVEGVQGKKSLKQYGNFYRALLGAVPVSESSEPPECQLRDAIKLQKKRVFKNTYMKNKRKYRDIL
- the LOC137246482 gene encoding uncharacterized protein isoform X2 yields the protein MISKRHLIHINSVKMNNFIAQFRRLQQEVSRTNPEYCKSNEEILVYMAQQFDELKRTFQRENATLRGQVNALVKELAEQKVVIDRFMHTDTAEVSVSHDFPIETEEDLAELNKTINNSNRDDFIKVMNLILQPEGILKSLKCILTDELVMKFNVEGVQGKKSLKQYGNFYRALLGKSSSGLGKL
- the LOC137246482 gene encoding uncharacterized protein isoform X3, producing the protein MISKRHLIHINSVKMNNFIAQFRRLQQEVSRTNPEYCKSNEEILVYMAQQFDELKRTFQRENATLRGQVNALVKELAEQKVVIDRFMHTDTAEVSVSHDFPIETEEDLAELNKTINNSNRDDFIKVMNLILQPEGILKSLKCILTDELVMKFNVEGVQGKKSLKQYGNFYRALLGK